The Bacillus sp. FJAT-27916 genomic interval ATTAAAAGCTAAATGAGCCATCAGCAAGTAATGAAGGGCCTGGTGTCGGATTATCATGGACCAGTTTTAGGCGTTGGAGGATCCAGGTGAAAGGATTAATCCAAGCCGAGAAAAAAGAAAAAACCCTTGGTCCGCAAGAGTTTTTCTATATTGTCTAAGGAGCAGTCTCCTTCAAATCTCTTTGCTGCAAGCAGGGCCTTCAAATCCCTGGTCAAATTCAAATAGAATTATTTGATGAGTTTACGAGTCTATACATGAAGCTGTCTTTACAAACCATACCATAAAATATGTCAAAAATGAACTGGTAAATTGAACAATGCGTGAGTTTATTTGGCGTTTTGACCATATCGGAAAGAGGGGAGCAGAGCTAGGCGGGGCGAAGATGAAGGATATTGTAAAATGCGGCTATTCATCGAAATCCAAATATGCTGATAGGGACATCCTATCTATGGAATGTTCCTATCAGTTTCTATACCTATCTTCAATATTCAAAGCAGGAATTATCCTTCGACAGCGTTGTAATCACGCATTCAGTTTGGAAGAAGGAATTCATTAGCACTTTCATTTCTTCCATCGCCTGCTCAGCCCGCAGCGCCTGGTCTTCATTAATAGATTCAATGACGAGGACAGCATCGGTCGTTTCCTCGGTGAGCATGGTTCTCTGTGCTTCACGCCAGTTTAAACAGCGGCAAATGGCCCCTTCATTATCGTAATAAATGATTTCTTCAGGCAGTGCAGGGGCGTCTTGGTCAGCACCTAACGGAAGGAAGGATTCTCCCCCTTTAGCTTTGCCGAGATGCAAGTCGCCGCTGATGAGCTGCAAATCCTCGCCGCCGCATGGTACCGCATATTTGAGTGAAATGCTGTTGTATATGTCTACTAAAGGGTTAATGGGGGTGAAAGCCCTGTCTTGGTTGACCCTCTTGAGAAGAGCTTCAATTGAGGAGCGGGCTCCTTT includes:
- a CDS encoding B3/B4 domain-containing protein, which translates into the protein MGKIIIDEAFWDVFPGAQLNVLVITNIQNQCSKEKQAYFAELLKDASNEAKQYLTNETFSKNTVIDEWRKAFSQFKTKKGARSSIEALLKRVNQDRAFTPINPLVDIYNSISLKYAVPCGGEDLQLISGDLHLGKAKGGESFLPLGADQDAPALPEEIIYYDNEGAICRCLNWREAQRTMLTEETTDAVLVIESINEDQALRAEQAMEEMKVLMNSFFQTECVITTLSKDNSCFEY